The genomic interval GATTAGATCTTGGAGTCTCTGAAAACCATGGCCCCCGCGTGCGGAGAGCCGGTGATTTTGGACCACAAAGCAAAAGCCTGATGTCGACGATCATTTTAATGTATGattggatggatggatggatggatgtcTCTGCTTTTTTATGTCACTAAATGaagacttattttttttaattaattgctgCTGCTGATGCTGCTAAACCCATCTGCAGCCATATGATATGGATTTGTGGGAGCTGCTGATCTGCTTTCATAATTATCTACTTTGGTTGGAAGGGTCACCGGCGGCAGAGATGGTCCACCAACCAAATACATTAACCTCAAAATTTTCACTACATGTATTTGGGTTTCGTTTGGATTTTGGAACATCATGGAGAATAACAAAAAACCAACGACaacattagaaaaaaattaagaaaagaaaaaaaatacaacatggGGTTGATGACTAGCTAGCATGTTCGATTACAAAATTCAAGTCTAACgatggttttattctttgtGTGAATATAATTTAGAAGCATTCCAAGATAAGTGACAtaatggaagaaattttcaGCCAAATATTCCTAACCCAGATCTCAAACCATAGACTCATAGAGTCAGCTGAGGGCataaacaaagaagaaagtatttttctgcAATTAATTCACTCCTGTTTCGAGTTGGCATCTTCAAACAACTTATTTCCACGGCTGATAATAGCTTCTTGACTAATTAATCCTTAATGCAATtcaagaatgtttttttttatgatgaacgAGAATTTAAGTCCGATGATGCTGAGTTGTCAGATTGTACGGACGATTCTTCCTTCTTTATGAATTATTTGTTGAAACTAACCTACATAATGATTACTATTTTGTCCGACTGTCACTTATCTAAAGCAAACCCCTCAAAGAATGGCGTTTTGATTGCCATGTTCTTCTCCCTTTTGGGGTTATTTTTTCTTGCTTCTGTATGCACAAGTCAATCTAGCATCCTAAAACTGAAAACCCATACAAGATTTTAGTAGGAGGCGAATGCATTTCCTTGGAAGCGAGGCCTCGTTGCCTCCTATCTGTGCAAATTAATGATCACTTTGTTTGGTAACCAAGAAAAAAGTTTCTCAAACCAGCAGAAAACTGTCTTTCTTAGCTGCAGATATTTTATACAAGCTGGTCAATCTAGGTGAAATTTGGGTGACCAAGATGTCAGTGTGGCAGTGACGAGTAATGGCTCTTGCTCCGAGTCTCTAACCAGGGGATGCTGAAAGAGATCATCAGCTCTTTTCATCTAcactagaaaataaaatcaggaaaagaaaggaaatactTCATTCTCTCCCCTGCCCATTTCAGAGATTCCAGTAAAGTCAGGGATTTGCATCCCTCTTTCAGCAACAGCATCCTGATCATGGTTTATTATGGATAAGACGTGAAAAACAAGAAGCAACTTGATTTATCAGAATCATAATTAGAAATCCCCGGAAAGGGCACCAATAAATGTAAGATGAGAGTGAGATGCTTCACTTTTACCTGCCACAGGCACTTGCATCAATTGCCTCTGGCTCCGACATACTGACGACTAAACAAGCATGCTCTGTTAATTTACCAACATTCCCAAGAGAGTAAAACTATTGTTGTgtaatttttgcatttttttgtttttgaatgaatagaatttattattaaaatattaatttttttttttatataaattcatatttatttatttaaaaaaaaatacaacgcTTGCgaattctattattttaattatcatttctccACCCAAAAAGCCAGTAGACTGATCAAGACCAGTATAAAACAAATGGGGGTGTAAGGGCTTGTTTAAagagtaagatgagatgataattttataaataatagtaaaataatttatgaataatagtgagatagtttgagttcaaaagagaaaaagtggaataaaaaatattatattattaaaatattgtaataatatagttttacaatattatttttgtttgaaaatttaaaaaagttagaattattttttattttttatttgaaaatttgaaaaagttataatgattaatttaaaaattttatatttaaattatatttgagaataaaaataaaatcagataaaatgagatcagatgagaatTGTGTTATCTAAACCCCCAAACCAGCCTTAAATGATGGGTCAGATTTTAACAAGTGAGATAGATGATGAAGTAACTCTTCTCTGATCAAGTAACTCTCGAGTTCAATCGAAGAccttgaaatatataaaaagtaaatgatGTTGTTTCCAATTTAAATGATGGCTCTTCGGCACACAGAACCAACGACTGGTGGCTCATCAACGCTGcgttggaagaagaagaggaggaataGGGTTCCTGAGGATTTCAGAGCATTCACTGCTTTGGCAACCGACCAACGGTGTCGTTGAGAAAAAATGCGAATGTGAAAAAAAGGGAAGATGCGGTGAGCGTGGATCGAACACGCGACCTTCAGATCTTCAGTCTGACGCTCTCCCAACTGAGCTATCCCCGCTTTTTTGTTAGTCTGCTTTCCATTACAAATTAATTCACTATTGTACGAATCTCTTTCTCTGAAGCAGGCGGTGGGCACGCGCAAAACCCAGATGGGTGGGGAAAAGAACATGTCCTCCCTCCAAGGAAGAGTAGACCATCTTTGATGGCGTTTTCTGTTCATGATCTTCtgtctctctgtttcttctttttcattcgGTCTCAAAAGGCTTATTGATTATGTCTTCTAAAAATCCACGACTTCGATGCCCATAACCAAACGCTCAAAATTGTAATTACATCTTAAGGATTCCTAATTAGTTTAGCAAAAgtctcaatttttttgtttttttccttttaagcaAGAAAAGCTTCTTGATATCTTctcaaaatagaagaaaaattagtttagaaaaatgatatagatGGACGAAAAATGCAATGTAATTTTGGCTCCTCATTTGAAACCAATTAGCCATCTTGCAGTCGATGGGAAGCACATATGTAATTTAGTTAGTTCTCAAAACTAGGGGATTAATGTGGATcatataactaaataaaaaaaattattttatatgattaatgataataaattcgatgaaaaattacattcttaacttatataattactatataattaattaattgatatcatacattagttaattgatagaatattaattttttaataacatatttaaaattttatatttttaatggtgataagttagatgaaaattacataattaattatataattatgatataaataatatatatgaagccAACTGGAATGCAGTAGTTAGACAAGGTTAATTGTAGAGTTGGAATGGGGGTCGTTGTCCGAGATTGGAATGGAAAAGTTATAGCCTCTCTTAGATCCCAACGTGACTTGTTTCCTGATGCATATCTAGCTGAGGCTTTTGCTGCACTAAAAGCTGTCATTCTTATTAAACAGTTGGGTTGCAAAGAGTTGCATTGGAGGGTGATGCACAAAGTGGTCAATGATATCAAAGGGGCAGCAAGACCATTGGAGTCCAGTTGGTTTGATTGTGTCTGATATAAGATTGATGCTGCAACAGTTTCAGCATTGGTCTGTTTCTTGTGTCTAGAAAGTTTAATTGTATTGCACATTGTCTTGCAAAGTATGCATTAAAACTCTGAGGAAAACATTGTTTTGGAGGAAGTCCCTCCTTGTATCTGTTCTTTGTTGCAAACATCATGAATAAAGCGATTTTATTctcctaaatatatatatatatatatatatatattttaaattcggTCGGTCTGATCCGATTAGAGGTGGGAAACCCTTGGATTGGGACTGGACAGAAAAATCTCGATCCTCTATTTTAGGGACCGTCATGTAAACTCAACAGAAACTGTCAAGAGGTCTTGCAAACTTCGACCTTTGcactacatatatattatattcaagaaaTTATCGTATATGAACATAACTTGAGAGGAGCAAGATATACCTAAAGGGGGAAATTGGAAACCCATTCGGAAAGCATAGCCTCTGCCTTCAAAATTATCATGCCACAAAATCTTTTATAGCCTAAATGGCCGAACTCGACAATCCAAAATTCAACTTCAAAAACATGCTAATCAAGGCAAGATATGGAATCCTCCGTCTTTTGCCAAGATTAATCAAATATGATTCTGATAACCTTGATTCTTCCAACTTTCTTTGATAAAACAACCGGAATCTGTAATTTTTGGATCCCTTGGAGACTACTAAGGGAAGAGCTTATGGCCGCCTCCATTTCGCCAAACACCACGCACAGGCAACCCACCAGTGGCATCTGAACTTTCATTCATTGCTTCTGAATTTGAGTCAGTATCTTTATTTTTGGGATCCAAAAGTGCCACAGATCCATCGCCCAATCGAGCTCTGAGGAACTTTGGGGTTTTCTTTCGTTGCTTACTCCCTCCGCCACCGTCCCCTACATTCTGATCAGGCATACTACCAGCTGATTGGGAATTATTCTGACCCAGCGGCTTCATTAAGGGTTGGCTACCAGTATTTAGCTCCAAACGCTGGTCATCCATTGAAACCGTTGATTTGCCTTTGAAAGCACGGTAACCATCCTTAGATAACACCTCTGCCTCTTCTTCCGAGGGCTTGAACGTCGATTGCAGCTGCTTTACAGTGCCTAAAATGCTATTTGCTAATCTATCCTTTGAATTACTGTCTTCAACAGCCACCGACTTCCCTTTACCTTTCTTAGACCCTTTGCTGTCTTTTAGGTGGGCATTGCCGGTTCCCCAACCATTAGCTTGTGGAACATTGCTTTGCAAACTAGCATTATAGGTGTCAACAAGCTCTCTCTGTTTCCGAGTATCAGGGCAGAGACGGGCCAACTCCAGAACAAGATGTGACAGGCCAAACTGCCGCACATAATCCAGATAACTTCCTGTGTCAATTGTACCCTGGCGATACTGTCCAGATATGTCTTTAAAGTATGTGTATTTGTCTTCATCAAATTCAAGGGTAGCACGGATCTTTTCTACCAAAGACCGGTTTGCAGTCTGAACATTCTCCATATTTAACGAAGCCTGGCTACTCATGGACAACTTGGGCCTTTGTGCTGCAGAAACGGGAGGGAAATCCGAAATTGAAGGTTCTACAGACCCATGCTCCACAAGATCTGGGGCTGACGCAGAGTGGCTGATCCTATCAGTGTTACCCGAGTCCCTTGAGCCAACTGATAGAAGTGTGTGAGTTGGCCGAGCTTGAGCCAAACTTGCATAACTAGATGTTGCTAGCCCGTTGCTAGTGGCCGTATTAGACTGCCCAGAACTACGTGATGGTACAGGTGCTGTATTTGTTGTAGGTCTAGATTGGGTTGAAGCACTTGCAAGGGGCAGAGACCCGCGACTTGCAGCTGGCCATGCCTGAGCTGAATTAAGAACACTCACATTTCTTTGGCGGCGAAGATGTGCTGCCATAGAGTTACTAGGAAAATCTTCTGAGcctggttttggtttttgtcgCCTGCTTTTGGGTGCCTTGGGGAGGGGAGGAAAGGAAGATTCTACCAAAGAAGCATTCCTTGAGCTTCCCAAGGCTTGCAGGTATCTCACAGATGATTCAGAATCTGTTGTAGCTAATGATTCAAATGGGTGAACGATTGCATCAATATCACTTGCATCTACAGGATCTGGAGCAACTTGCAAactggatgatgatgatggatcGTGAGATGTACGATCTGCATTAGCAGTCTCCAAACTTGCTTCAATGGCCATAGAAAGCTGACTTTCAGaagaattgaattgaaatgcCCGTCCTCTTCCACGACGGCGATCTTGTTCATTATTTCGTCGATATCGAAAGCTAGTTGGTATCTGTAGGGAAAGAAagaattaataaagaaaatagcCAGAGAACAAGAAGCGTTAATAAACTTTATAATCCACCAACACAAAACGCAGTGAGACAAGATCTCATAATCCACTATCAGAAAGATGCAATTAGATCAAGCGAAGATCTAACAATTGTTACATGCCTGTAGAGCAGCATTACGTTTCGAACGTGACATTCGTCCTCCATGCTCAAGAGCATTATGTCTCTGAAACACAGAAAAGTGAAGCAGTCAATATATTGACATAGCTCCAAGATACTGGAATAACCTACAGTAATATAGCTAATCCATGAGAAATAcacaagttgcagcaatatggaaaatggtccctatatgtatgtgttagTGTATTTGGCGGGAGTGATAGAAGCTTTGAAAAccaagagagaacaatggaggagctgaaagtttttttctttaaaacattgttttcttgggtgggggctattgtttgtaatggactcaatgtccatgactttcttctttcaattGTACATTATAGAtaggtatttctcatgtatacttcatgtgtacttgggctttgcctatcattatgaataaaacttcttgattacttatcaaaaaaaaaaaaaaaaatatagctaATCCAtgagcattaaaattaagaattcAAAATAAAGGACATGAACacacgcatgcatgcacactaCATTCATATGCTATAAGGCATTACCTTCAAGGCTTCTTCGGATGGAAAGACAATAAACTTCTTGGCAAGACAGGCCTCGTCTTCACACAAGAAATGCTCTTGACGGAAGTGGATCTGTTGCAGAAAACAACCAGTTGTTAGATATATTTTCTCTGCAAAGACAATAATGAACCATATCTTCACAGATTTATTACTAAAAGTAATGAAAGAAAGTACAAGCATCTTGCCTCTAGGTCATCATAATTCTTATAATACTCATAGTGTCCTGGATGCTGCCTGCATTAAATAGAGTGAAAAATTGTGAGCTCTGCCAGTTGCCATTGTACAGAGCGTTTCTTTCTATAAAGcacctttttattattatttatttttacctttggCATATATGACAGGTGTAATGTTCTGTAGACATGTGTGAGTACAGTTCATTTTCCCCATAGAATGGGCTTCTGCAAAATTCACACAAAGGATGCCCTGTAAAACCACCTCTTTCACTCTCACTTCCATCCACCTCGGAGTCCCCTGTGCTTATATGCTGATTCAATTGTGCTCTAGTATAGAGCTTTTGCTCACAAATAAATATCTGTCTCATGCAAATGAAGCTAGTGAGGTCCTCATGGAAACCATAAGTGAAGTGGGCTTAAACAAGAAATCAAGTACATGCATTTCACCTTCCTTCCTTCCAAACAAAGACTGCACATAAGCAACTTGTGTTGATGGAATAAGTGACCCTTCAACTGCTCAATGTTCCTAAAATTCACCCGGCGCTTTGAGCCGTCATTTGGTTGCCCCTCCATCTTATCACATACACTACATGAAAGCCTGCACATCGCCTTGATCATCTTGTAGTGGTCCATGTCATCAAAAAATGCTTGTGTATCCTCGTGGTACCAGTATGATCCCACTTTCCCCTCTCTTTCTTGGGGTGGTAAAACTGAAAAGTCATTAATCATCTTTGTATAATCTCCTAAGGCCTGGTATAACAGCAGAAGCAATGGATTTAAATAATCAGAACAATCATATAAACAGGTGAATAATAAATATCAGAAATGATGAAGAGCACCAATGCTCATTCTTATCTCTACAAGAATATGTTAACGcttctaataattattaaaagtCAATGtcaaatcaaaaattaaaaccgAATGAAAAAATCTCCCAAACCCCAAATATTTCAATGGTGCAAGTAATAGAAATTTACAGGCTAGGAAATATTTAAACCTATAAAGCTTTCAGAATCCCCAAAACTATGACCCtcatagaaattatataatataaaaaactagagatggagaagagagatttaaaatagaaaggaaagtCAAATGGAAAAGAGgaggagagaatgagagagagaaacattgAGGGCTAAATCTTGATTATTCTCAATTGTGATCGAATACAAAGCATATATTcctatttatatgaaaattacgtgAAGATGAGATAAGGTAAATATCTTGATCATCATAAAAATCAAACCTCTTGATTTGATAATATTGGAAATCAAACCActtgattaaaataataataaaataaaatccttgGTTTGATATTATTATCCctaacaaccccccccccccccaaaatcaAACTCAAGATGTAGAACTTTGAGATTTTGAGTTTGAAATCTGAGTTTAGCCTTCATATCTAGGGGTGAAAGATTAAACTGAAAACCGACCGAACTGAAGCGAACCTGACCGGTTTGGTCAGTTTTAGTTCACTAGACCGAAATTTCCTGTAAACCGGTTCACTCTAGGGTTTTCATGTTTTGTGAACCGAATTGGACCGAACCGAAccaaattatacatatatattttttaaattttttatgttatatatatttatgctatatacattatatatattataaaattataattatagcatgatattttaatcttattatttatgattCCTTGACATAAACTTACtcttatatatgaatattaatattaagttattaacatattatttatCCTTACATATTAAGTTACATACTTACATATACAATATGGTATAAGTATAACATATATGTGTATTTTACTGACTTagtacatattaaataatatttatcaaacgacaacatttttttcttttttgataagtttatcTTGAAAAAGTGATGGTCCAGCCAGGTCAAATCCACCGGGTCTTTATTGGGTCACAGAGGCACTGACCCATTATCCCTCCACCGTCAGGAGCGGGGGTTGTCGCTGCTCTGAGAAACCAGCCTGACGCTTTGCCCCAACCTCTAGGAATCACGTGACCCGAGGGCCTTTGCCCAGATCACATGCCTCATCTCTTGACTTGGAGCAGGCGGGCCAGTATAAGCCATCAGGGAGCCTGACCCGGATGGAATATGCCAGTGTCCCATCACTTTGAAGCCCCCACATGGGTAACAGGCCCGCGTTGCCAAGCCCGGCTGTTACCCATGTAGTAAGATAATATAAGACAGCTGAATAGAATAAGAAATTATCATATGTAGTAACTAGCACATATTAGCAAATTATATA from Juglans microcarpa x Juglans regia isolate MS1-56 chromosome 4S, Jm3101_v1.0, whole genome shotgun sequence carries:
- the LOC121263349 gene encoding uncharacterized protein LOC121263349; this encodes MDDSCAVCAESLEWVAYGPCGHREVCSTCVARLRFICEDLTCCICKTHSDVVFVTKALGDYTKMINDFSVLPPQEREGKVGSYWYHEDTQAFFDDMDHYKMIKAMCRLSCSVCDKMEGQPNDGSKRRVNFRNIEQLKGHLFHQHKLLMCSLCLEGRKIFICEQKLYTRAQLNQHISTGDSEVDGSESERGGFTGHPLCEFCRSPFYGENELYSHMSTEHYTCHICQRQHPGHYEYYKNYDDLEIHFRQEHFLCEDEACLAKKFIVFPSEEALKRHNALEHGGRMSRSKRNAALQIPTSFRYRRNNEQDRRRGRGRAFQFNSSESQLSMAIEASLETANADRTSHDPSSSSSLQVAPDPVDASDIDAIVHPFESLATTDSESSVRYLQALGSSRNASLVESSFPPLPKAPKSRRQKPKPGSEDFPSNSMAAHLRRQRNVSVLNSAQAWPAASRGSLPLASASTQSRPTTNTAPVPSRSSGQSNTATSNGLATSSYASLAQARPTHTLLSVGSRDSGNTDRISHSASAPDLVEHGSVEPSISDFPPVSAAQRPKLSMSSQASLNMENVQTANRSLVEKIRATLEFDEDKYTYFKDISGQYRQGTIDTGSYLDYVRQFGLSHLVLELARLCPDTRKQRELVDTYNASLQSNVPQANGWGTGNAHLKDSKGSKKGKGKSVAVEDSNSKDRLANSILGTVKQLQSTFKPSEEEAEVLSKDGYRAFKGKSTVSMDDQRLELNTGSQPLMKPLGQNNSQSAGSMPDQNVGDGGGGSKQRKKTPKFLRARLGDGSVALLDPKNKDTDSNSEAMNESSDATGGLPVRGVWRNGGGHKLFP